A genome region from Camelina sativa cultivar DH55 chromosome 10, Cs, whole genome shotgun sequence includes the following:
- the LOC104717983 gene encoding cysteine-rich receptor-like protein kinase 11, whose product MKQSSLFSILCFVLCVASVSAQQQCMNNGNFTPKSTYDSNLRQILSYLPSNVTAGDGYFYTGSIGKEPNRVFARGMCIPGSTPDDCSDCIKKASDGLLRSCRNQTGAFTWPGEPILCHVRYSSTFFDDISTELYPRKVINNTEDINSNAQKEFRAIWEGLLGRMIITTSNAKSTPSSSSSYYTADVVALTPSQNIYALMQCTPDLTSHSRDCESCLRQNVGDCGQEQVCIVIRASCFFRWDLKKFSTAFENITLASPPPPLQSDNRAKGAIVVFLVPIVVVVIIIVIFVLLARRYTGLCWTRKKTYQEFDFDQSGITTVDSLQFDFKTIKVATKKFSDKLGQGGFGEVFKGTLPNGIEVAVKRLSKASAQGEEEFKNEVLVVAKLQHRNLVRLFGFCLEGEENILVYEFVPNKSLDYFLFDPTNNEKLDWRKRYNIIQGIARGILYLHQDSRLTIIHRDLKASNILLDADMNPKIADFGMARIFGMDQSGANTNKIVGTRGYMPPEYVMQGLFSMKSDVYSFGVLVLEIICGQNNRFFQQSDTTTENFVTYAWRLWKSESPLELVDSSISENYENEEVTRCIHIALLCVQKDPKDRPTLSEILLMLTSDTIDLPDPQPPGFLISNRRNQLREGLESSQCFSSETALERV is encoded by the exons ATGAAACAgagcagtttgttttcaatcctctgttttgtcctctgtGTTGCTTCAGTTTCAGCACAACAACAGTGCATGAACAATGGGAATTTTACACCCAAAAGTACTTACGACTCAAATCTCCGACAAATACTCTCTTATCTTCCTTCCAACGTCACGGCTGGAGACGGCTACTTCTACACAGGTTCCATCGGGAAAGAACCAAACCGTGTCTTCGCAAGAGGGATGTGCATCCCAGGATCAACTCCAGATGACTGTTCTGATTGTATCAAGAAAGCTTCTGATGGTTTGCTACGGAGTTGTCGTAACCAGACAGGCGCGTTTACATGGCCAGGTGAGCCCATACTTTGCCATGTCCGCTACTCCAGTACTTTTTTCGACGACATATCTACAGAGCTATACCCGCGTAAGGTTATTAACAACACTGAAGATATCAACTCAAATGCTCAAAAAGAGTTCAGGGCGATATGGGAAGGTTTATTGGGTCGTATGATCATTACAACCTCCAATGCAAAAAGCACACCATCGTCTAGTAGTAGCTATTACACAGCTGATGTTGTAGCCTTGACACCTTCCCAAAATATTTACGCTTTAATGCAATGCACGCCTGATCTCACATCTCATTCTCGTGATTGTGAGAGTTGCCTGCGACAAAACGTAGGTGATTGTGGTCAGGAGCAAGTTTGCATTGTTATACGTGCTAGCTGCTTTTTCCGTtgggatttaaaaaaattctctacggcttttgaaaatattacgTTGGCTTCTCCCCCTCCTCCACTGCAATCTGACAACAGAGCCAAAGGAGCTATTGTGGTGTTTCTTGTTCCCATTGTTGTAgtagtcatcatcatcgtcatcttcgTACTGCTTGCTCGACGATATACTGGACTTTGCTGGACGAGAAAGAAAACATATCAAGAATTCGATTTTGATCAAT CTGGTATTACAACTGTAGACTCCCTGCAGTTcgattttaaaacaattaaagttGCAACCAAAAAATTTAGTGACAAGCTTGGACAAGGAGGATTCGGCGAAGTTTTCAAG GGTACGTTACCTAATGGAATAGAAGTTGCAGTGAAGAGGCTATCCAAAGCATCAGCACAGGGTGAAGAAGAGTTCAAAAACGAGGTTCTTGTTGTTGCAAAACTCCAGCATAGAAATCTTGTTAGACTTTTTGGGTTTTGtcttgaaggagaagaaaatatACTTGTTTACGAGTTTGTCCCAAACAAGAGTCTCGATTACTTCCTCTTTG ACCCTACAAACAATGAGAAATTAGACTGGAGAAAACGGTACAACATTATCCAGGGAATTGCTCGAGGAATTctatatcttcatcaagattcacggCTCACAATTATACACCGTGATCTCAAGGCCAGCAACATTCTCTTAGATGCTGATATGAACCCAAAAATTGCTGATTTTGGAATGGCTAGAATTTTTGGGATGGATCAAAGTGGGGctaatacaaacaaaatagtTGGGACACG TGGTTACATGCCCCCGGAATATGTAATGCAAGGCTTATTCTCAATGAAATCTGATGTCTATAGTTTCGGAGTCTTAGTTCTTGAGATTATATGTGGTCAAAATAACAGATTCTTCCAGCAGTCAGACACTACAACTGAGAATTTCGTCACATAC GCTTGGAGGTTGTGGAAAAGCGAGTCGCCATTAGAGCTCGTAGATTCAAGCATTTCGGAGAATTATGAGAACGAAGAAGTAACAAGATGCATCCACATCGCGCTCCTATGTGTCCAGAAAGATCCAAAAGATCGTCCCACCTTGTCGGAAATCTTGTTGATGCTCACAAGCGATACAATCGATTTACCCGATCCTCAACCACCTGGATTCTTAATTTCAAATAGACGCAACCAATTACGAGAGGGCCTCGAGTCTAGCCAATGTTTCTCTAGTGAAACAGCATTGGAAAGAGTTTGA
- the LOC104717984 gene encoding cysteine-rich receptor-like protein kinase 11 has product MEETMKQRTLFSVLCFVLISFGGSSVSAQTCKENRGTFIPNSSYDVNRRLILSSLPSNVTAQEGLYYNGSIGQEPNRVYAVGMCIPGSTSEDCSDCIKKASDEFLKNCPNQTEAYSWPGDPTLCYVRCSNTSFPGSAELDPQFLLFNTGNINSNLTEFTTIWEGLMARMIATASAEKSTPSSSDNHYTADSTALTPIRKIYALMQCTPDLSSRDCENCLRQSAIDYQSCCGQRQGGVVMRPSCFLRWDLYTYSKAFDKITVASPPSEPAGDQNNSTDNDNKGISAGVVVAITVPTVISVLILLVLGFIIFRRRKPYQRAEIESESDISTTDSLVYDFKTIEAATNKFSMSNKLGEGGFGAVYKGKLSNGTEVAVKRLSKMSGQGTREFRNEAVLVSKLQHRNLVRLLGFCLEREEKILIYEFVPNKSLDYFLFDPVKQSQLDWTRRYKIIGGIARGVLYLHQDSQLRIIHRDLKASNILLDAYMNPKISDFGLATIFGMEQTQGNTNRIAGTYAYMSPEYAMHGQYSMKSDIYSFGVLVLEIISGKKNSSVYQMDETSTAGNLVTYASRLWRNKSPLELVDPTIGRNYQSNEVTRCIHIALLCVQENPEDRPMLSTIILMLTSNTVTLPVPRLPGFFPRSKQLDLVSEGSESGQSTTSKSLPHLVRKQ; this is encoded by the exons ATGGAAGAAACAATGAAACAGAGGACTCTGTTTTCAgtcctctgttttgtcctcatAAGCTTCGGTGGTTCTTCAGTTTCAGCTCAAACATGCAAGGAGAACAGGGGGACTTTCATACCTAACAGTAGTTACGACGTAAATCGCCGTctcatcctctcttctcttccttccaACGTCACGGCTCAGGAGGGTTTATACTACAACGGTTCGATCGGACAAGAACCGAACCGTGTCTACGCAGTTGGGATGTGCATCCCAGGATCAACTTCAGAAGACTGTTCTGATTGTATCAAGAAAGCTTCTGatgaatttttaaagaattgtCCTAACCAAACAGAAGCGTATTCATGGCCAGGTGATCCCACGCTTTGCTATGTGCGCTGCTCCAACACTTCTTTCCCTGGATCTGCAGAACTTGACCCGCAGTTCCTGCTCTTCAACACTGGAAATATCAACTCAAATCTAACAGAGTTCACAACAATATGGGAAGGATTAATGGCTCGTATGATTGCTACAGCCTCCGCAGAAAAAAGCACACCTTCTTCCAGTGATAACCATTACACAGCTGATTCAACAGCCTTGACACCTATCCGGAAAATATATGCCTTGATGCAATGCACGCCGGATCTTTCTTCTCGTGATTGTGAAAATTGTCTGCGACAAAGCGCAATTGACTACCAGTCATGCTGTGGTCAGAGGCAAGGAGGTGTTGTTATGCGGCCAAGCTGCTTTTTGCGGTGGGATTTGTATACATATTCCAAAGCTTTTGATAAAATTACGGTGGCTTCTCCCCCTTCAGAACCTGCAGGTGATCAGAACAACTCGACTGACAATG ATAACAAAGGAATCTCAGCTGGAGTTGTTGTGGCTATTACCGTTCCCACTGTTATTTCCGTCTTGATACTGCTGGTTCttggatttattattttccGGAGGAGAAAACCATACCAAAGAGCTGAGATAGAAt CTGAAAGTGATATTTCAACTACAGATTCATTGGTATACGATTTTAAGACAATTGAAGCTGCAACTAACAAGTTTTCAATGAGTAATAAGCTCGGTGAAGGTGGATTTGGTGCGGTTTACAAG GGTAAGCTTTCTAACGGAACTGAAGTAGCTGTGAAGCGACTGTCGAAAATGTCAGGACAAGGCACAAGAGAGTTTAGGAACGAGGCTGTTCTTGTGTCGAAACTTCAACACAGGAATCTGGTTAGGCTTCTTGGTTTCTGTTtggaaagagaggagaagattTTGATCTATGAGTTTGTCCCCAACAAAAGCCTTGACTATTTCCTATTTG ACCCTGTAAAGCAAAGCCAGCTAGACTGGACCCGAAGATACAAGATCATTGGAGGGATTGCTCGAGGGGTTCtgtatcttcatcaagattcacaGCTCAGAATCATACATCGTGACCTCAAAGCCAGCAACATTCTCTTAGATGCATATATGAACccaaaaatttcagattttggatTGGCAACTATTTTTGGAATGGAGCAAACTCAAGGAAACACAAACAGAATTGCTGGAACCTA CGCATACATGTCTCCCGAGTATGCAATGCATGGTCAATACTCCATGAAATCTGACATTTATAGCTTTGGAGTATTAGTTCTTGAGATTATAAGCGGCAAGAAAAATAGCAGCGTCTACCAGATGGATGAAACTAGTACTGCTGGAAACTTGGTCACTTAT GCTTCGAGGCTTTGGAGGAACAAGTCACCATTAGAGCTGGTGGATCCGACGATTGGAAGAAATTATCAGAGTAATGAAGTCACTAGATGCATCCATATCGCGCTCTTGTGTGTTCAAGAAAATCCAGAAGACCGTCCAATGTTATCAACAATCATCTTAATGCTCACTAGCAACACTGTCACTCTACCAGTGCCTCGCCTACCGGGATTTTTCCCACGTAGTAAGCAACTGGACCTGGTATCCGAGGGATCAGAGTCTGGTCAGTCTACTACTAGCAAGTCTTTGCCTCATTTAGTTCGTAAACAGTGA
- the LOC104717992 gene encoding cysteine-rich receptor-like protein kinase 10: protein MSSSRASFIFLCFLFFLTRFKVSSQNQDHTYLYHICPNTTTYLRNSTYLTNLRTVLSSLSSPNAPYSTGFQNATAGKAPDRVTGLFLCRGDLSPEVCRRCVTFAVNDTLNRCPKEREVVVYYDECMLRYSNESILSTLSTGGGVTMWNTQNVTSNQLDQFKDLVASTMNQAAAEAANSPRKFNARTANFTRLRSLYGLVQCTPDLTRQDCLSCLQQNINQLPTDKIGGRFIMHSCNSRYELYPFYNESAITIPSPPPVSAPPVSAPPRTGKGGNSTVLVVAIVVPIVVAVLLFIAGYCILAKRAKKSYYDTTSAYDGDDISTADSLQLDYKKIQTATDDFAAGNKIGQGGFGEVYKGTLTDGTEVAVKRLSKSSGQGEVEFKNEVVVVAKLQHRNLVKLLGFCLDGEERLLVYEYVPNKSLDFFLFDPAKQGQLDWTRRYKIIGGVARGILYLHQDSRLTIIHRDLKASNILLDADMNPKIADFGMARIFGLDQTQENTSRIVGTYGYMSPEYAMHGQYSMKSDIYSFGVLVLEIISGKKNSSFYQTDGAHDLVSYAWRLWSNGTPLELVDASIADNFQRSEVVRCMHIGLLCVQEDPVERPTLSTIVLMLTSNTMTLPVPRQPGLFFQSRVGKDPLDTFSTTRSLIGSVDDATITDLYPR from the exons atgtcttcttctcgcgcctctttcatcttcctttgctttctcttcttcctcactcgCTTCAAAGTTTCTTCTCAAAATCAAGATCACACTTACCTCTACCATATTTGTCCCAATACGACGACGTATTTAAGAAACAGCACTTACTTGACCAATCTCAGAACCgttttgtcttctctctcgTCCCCTAACGCACCTTACTCCACCGGATTCCAAAACGCCACAGCCGGGAAAGCTCCCGACAGGGTCACTGGGCTTTTCCTCTGCCGTGGTGACTTGTCGCCGGAAGTTTGCCGTCGCTGCGTCACCTTTGCCGTCAACGACACTTTAAATCGGTGTCCTAAGGAGAGAGAAGTCGTGGTTTATTACGATGAGTGTATGCTCAGATACTCTAACGAGAGTATACTCTCAACCCTAAGCACCGGTGGAGGAGTGACTATGTGGAACACCCAAAACGTTACATCTAACCAACTTGACCAATTCAAAGACTTGGTCGCGTCCACTATGAACCAAGCCGCCGCTGAAGCTGCCAACAGTCCCAGAAAATTCAATGCAAGAACAGCCAATTTTACTCGGTTGCGGAGTTTGTACGGACTGGTTCAGTGCACTCCTGATCTGACGAGACAAGACTGTTTGAGTTGTCTTCAACAGAACATCAATCAATTACCCACTGACAAAATTGGGGGAAGATTTATTATGCACAGCTGTAATTCAAGATACGAGCTTTACCCGTTTTACAACGAATCCGCCATTACAATACCTTCACCACCGCCGGTTTCTGCTCCTCCTGTGTCAGCTCCTCCTCGAACTG GGAAAGGTGGGAATTCAACTGTGTTAGTGGTAGCCATTGTTGTACCTATTGTAGTGGCTGTTCTGCTTTTCATAGCTGGTTATTGTATCCTTGCAAAAAGGGCAAAGAAGAGTTATTATGACACAACATCTGCATATGATG GAGACGATATCTCAACTGCAGACTCACTGCAgcttgattataaaaaaattcaaactgcAACTGATGATTTTGCAGCGGGTAATAAGATTGGTCAAGGTGGATTTGGTGAGGTTTACAAG GGAACGTTAACGGATGGGACTGAAGTTGCGGTGAAGAGACTATCAAAGTCATCAGGACAAGGCGAAGTAGAGTTCAAAAacgaggttgttgttgttgcaaagCTTCAGCATAGAAATTTGGTCAAGCTTCTCGGGTTTTGTCTAGACGGAGAAGAAAGGTTACTCGTGTACGAGTATGTGCCCAACAAAAGCCTTGATTTTTTCCTCTTTG ACCCTGCAAAGCAAGGTCAGCTGGATTGGACTCGACGATACAAGATAATTGGTGGAGTTGCTAGAGGGATTCtgtatcttcatcaagattcacgACTCACAATCATACACCGTGACCTCAAAGCTAGTAACATTCTCTTGGATGCAGATATGAATCCTAAAATTGCAGATTTTGGAATGGCCAGGATCTTTGGATTGGACCAAACCCAAGAGAACACTAGCCGAATAGTTGGAACCTA TGGTTACATGTCTCCCGAGTATGCAATGCATGGTCAGTACTCAATGAAATCTGATATCTATAGCTTTGGAGTGTTAGTTCTTGAGATTATAAGCGGAAAGAAGAATAGCAGCTTCTACCAAACAGACGGAGCACATGACTTGGTCTCATAT GCTTGGAGGCTTTGGAGTAACGGGACACCATTAGAACTCGTGGATGCATCTATTGCAGATAATTTCCAAAGGAGTGAAGTTGTTCGATGTATGCATATCGGTCTTTTATGTGTTCAAGAAGATCCTGTTGAGCGTCCAACATTGTCAACCATTGTTCTGATGCTCACTAGTAACACTATGACTTTACCCGTACCTAGGCAACCAGGTCTTTTCTTTCAGAGTAGAGTTGGAAAAGACCCGCTTGATACATTTTCAACGACCAGGTCTCTTATAGGGTCTGTTGATGATGCAACGATCACAGATTTATATCCTCGTTGA